The Prionailurus bengalensis isolate Pbe53 chromosome D3, Fcat_Pben_1.1_paternal_pri, whole genome shotgun sequence DNA window tccctgtgtgtctgtgtgcctcTTACAGGGAGGTTCACCCTAATGAGTATGACcttatcttaacttgattatatctgcaaagaccctcaTTGCAAATGAGGTCGTGCACGTGGACACTGGGTGTTAGGACTTCAGCGTATCTCTTTTGAGGACACAGCTCAACCTGCAACAGGCACTCAGAAGGGCTCTGCAATCCCGTCTCATTGTTACCACCAGTGTGTTCTGCAGGCTGCTCTGCCTCATAAAAGAAATCTGATTGATGGAACGTTTGGATATCTTATTGAGGTGGGGAAGGCATAAGAGGCAATATTCTGAATAATGAACGGATCCTGTCATGGGTGAGGACTGGGCCATTGATTGATGTCAGGAAGGCCATGCCAACTGGCTTGGGCCTGAATTCAAGCAATGCTTGAGCTACCTGTCAAAAATACTACCCAGAGATGAAGAGATGGGCATCATCTTCTCAATTCCCTTGGATGTCCATTATCCCATTTGACCTTATGCATAATAGAATAGAGATCACTTCCTAGCATATTGCATCACATCATTACAAAGGCTGAACAGAgcaattaaaaaactaaatgcaGTTTTATGACCATCTGGGTATTGTTACCATCTTCATAATCATTAGATTTAGTGCAAGAGATATATTAATTAGTGGCATGAGAAGCAGAAGGCAAAGAAGCGTATTTTATATGGGAACTTGTGGTCAGCACCATATGCATTTTAGCTTAGCCTAAGAAATACTAGTaatgtagggaaaaaaaacccacttccctgcagtttataaaaataacctttttttttttttttgaagccagCTTCTTCTTACCTCCAGCCAATTGGTGAGCCCTTCCCAGCCTGCACAATCCATCAAAGAAAGACAGTGCTGGGCATTGTTGcacctttttaataaaaatgagtaaacactGTAGCACGAGACTTAGAAACTCAGAGAAAAATAGTACATGAACCATAGTGGAAAGGGAGGCATGTTCCAGTTTCATGgggaaataatttcctttcccttgaGTGAGGAAATCAGAGAAATATGGAATATATGAGCTAGAAGGAACCTTACTGATCTAAAAGAAGCTTAGGGAGGTTGTCTGTTCCAGGTCCCCTCAAAAAACTCTTGGTTCATGTGTTTATCTCTCATAGAGGGTGGTTGACCTTTTAGATTACTTACCCAGTTACTCAAGGCCAGGTAACTTCCCTACCTCTTGCATATCCCTGAAACTCCTGAGGGTCTATGATATGCCTTATGCAACCAACATATGttcattataatgaaaataacttaTTTGCTCTCTTTTAGATATCTTACAGAACTCAACACATTGGGATCTTGAAGATCGTAGCTCTGATGGTGGCTGTCTGGGTTCTGGCCTTCTTAGTGCACGGGCCAATAATTCTAGTTTCAGAGTCTTGGAATAATTCCAGTGTCAGAGTCTCGGAGAAAAAGGACTGTGAACCTGGGTTCATTTCCAAATGGTACATCCTCGCCATCACTTCATTCTTGGAATTTGTGGTTCCAGTCTTGTCAGTGGCCTATTTCAACATATACATTTACTGGAGGCTGTGGAAGCGTGGTAATCTCAGTCGGTGGCAAAGCCAGCCTGGACTCACTTCTCCTACCCCTCCCAATAACTGTGGACCCTCACTCAGGGGTGGACTGTTTTCAAGAACATCTCTTCCTGAACTGAAGGAAACAGCAACATCTGTTCCTTCGAAGAGACACGGTAGAAAGAGGAGTCTCTTGTTTTCTCTAAGAGCCCAGACGAATACCAATATAATTGCTTCCAAAATGGCTTCCCTCTCCCATTGTGATTCCCTATGTCTTCACCAAAGGGAACACATTGAACTGCTCAGAGCCAGGAAATTAGCCAAGTCACTGGCCATTCTCTTAGGTGTTTTTGCCTTTTGCTGGGCTCCATATTCTCTGTTCACGATCATTCGTTCATTTCTTTCACCAGAACAGCGTCCTCAAACAATTTGGTATGAAATCACCTTTTGGCTTCAATGGTTAAATTCCCTTGTCAATCCTTTTCTGTATCCATTATGTCACAAACATTTCCAGAAGGCTTTCTTGAGAATAGTTCATGTGAAAAAGCAACCCATACTAACACAAAATCGGTCAATGTCCTCTTAAAGATGGttttatcatttacaaaaattttagtCTTAAGCTCACCTACATGAATTTGATCTGacattcatttttccctttccactAGGCAGGGCAAAATGAGAAAAGTCCATAATATTGTAACACTtgcaaacttaaaagaaaaatcagaaactgGAAGTCAAGGGAAAATAACCAGAAATAGACAACAATCTTTTTTGTAAACTCACAGCCACAAATGCACTGTACTTTTCTTACTCATTGCCTCTTCCTTGTCTTTTAGACCTTTATATAACATTGATTGCGAAAGTCAAGAGTTCTTGTTTTCTATGTTCAGTGTTTGCTATAGTGTTAAGtgaatttcccttttattttatagtgATGAGAAATTGTCAAGTTGTAAAGTCATTTTTTCCTAAAGTATACAATAGAAGAGGGAGATATATTGTCCTCTTCGCTGGAAGTGGGAAGGCATGTTGGGGTTTGAGTTGTCAGGAGCAGGGAGCCAGGGTGTGCCCAGATGGAAAGGTAGAAGGCACGTGTACTTCCAGGCTCTATGCTACTGattccagaaaagaagaaagtgtggGGAGGGAAGAGCAGGTAACTGCGGTTCTCAGAGTTCCTCAGAGGGCCTGGCAATCATAGGATAAGAGAGTAAGTGAGAGACAAGATCACCAACTGGTTGAAAGATGGCTTTCCTTTTGTCCTTCCTGCCCTCTTCTTCCAACTTCCACATCAGCTAAAACATCTGTGAGAAAATATGTAAGAGAAAGGCTACGAGATGGCAAAAGGACTCTATGATTAAACTTGATGTAGCTGTTTAACATTCTCAGAACTAATAGATgtcaataattattaataaaatatacttctgtatttatttgaTGTCTTTAACGTGTGTGTAGTGCTAAGAGTGATTTCTTTATGTGCCATTAGTGTAAGTTATACCTTGCTGATGAGTCACATTTTCTTAGTCtggtgatgttttatttatttattttttgttattattaattcttcttcctcctcctcctccaccttttcctcttccttctttgtaataaaattttattatgatttcatTGTTAATTTCGTCTCTCCTATAAGGTTTTATTAGTGTTTCTTTGGTAACTTCTCAGAGTTCCTTagtcatttccatattttttagaTCTTTTAAACCTTGGTTAATTTCAAACACTAAAATATGAAAATCCTTTACATAAATGCTTAGATATGCCTATGATTTTTATATGCAATTGTGCCTTGCATTAAGTTCAAAAATAGGAGACACATGTTTAACATTCAAtagtatcacctcatgccagtcacagtgcctaaaatgaacaaatcaggagactatagatgctggcaaggatgtggagaaagaggaatcctcttgcactgttggtgggaatgcaaactggtgcagccactctggaaaacagtgtggaggtttctcaaaaaattaaaaacagatctaccctatgacccaacaatagcactgctaggaatttacccaagggatacaggagtgctaatgcataggggcacttgtaccccaatgtttatagcagcactttcaacaatagccaaattatggaaagggcctaaatgtccatcaactgatgaatggataaagaaattgtggtttatatacacaatggaatactatgtggcaatgagaaagaatgaaatctggccttttgtagcaacgtggatggaactggagagtgtgatgctaagtgaaataagtcatacagagaaagacagataccatatgttttcactcttatatggatcctgagaaacttaacagaaacccatgggtgaggggaaggaaaaaaaaaaaaaagaggttagagtgggagagagccaaagcattgttcttaaaaactgggaacaaactgagggttgatggggggtgggagggaggggagggtgggtgatgggtattgaggagggcaccttttgggatgagcactgggtgttgtacggaaaccaatttgacaataaatttcatattaaaaaaaacattcaatagTAAtgttgaaaatttgagaaatgaaCCCTTACAAATACACAACTTTTTATAAAGTTGTTACTTGTCAGCTATTGGCTTTGACATTTATGCATTAGTAGTTGGGATTTCATATGATTACTGTAGCCgtgaatgtttattgaattgtGTGGCCCCATGAAAACTTTTTCTGGTTGAACCCTAGgggaaacaaacataaatattcataatgtATTTTCTAAACTATAGAAAATATGTCCTTCATTTAGTTACTTCCATTTACTGGTTGTTTCCTTCCACCATGGGAATTACAACTCCTGCTCTATATGTAGAAAGAAGAGTGATTCATGAAACTAGTGAGTACCCCAGAAAGTACAAATGTGGccttttctgtttgaaattttatGTTCTGGGGCTCTTTCAGTTAGGATTCCTTAGGTTACAAGTGACAGAAATACCATTTGAACCACCTGGGCCAAAGTGAGTGTCTTGGTTTCTGTTGCCAAAGTGCAGAAAGACAATGGTATGAGATAGTCCAGGGACTCTGTGACAACTTTATTTTACATGTGGCTTCTCCATAAGGCTGGGATGATGAATGCTCATGTTCTTCTTGATCCGATGGGGACAGCACCTCTCCTAgtaatgatgagaaaaaaaaaatcttggaaaataTCAATTGAGTGCCCAATGGTTATCTTGTGTTAATATCTCAGGACCAATCCCTGTGGGGGAGAGTAGATGCTAGTACTGCCCTCTTGGGTTAGTTCCTCCTTCAGACTAATCTCTGTGGCAGGGAAGTAGGGTCAGCCCATTCAAACTATGTGACCTGGAGAGGGAGAAACCGTTTCCTTAAATGAAGAGAGGTACTGTTaccaaaagaagaggaaagagataataaaaatctATTCCAGGGGATATTCAGACATTGGGGATATCATGAAGATCTGATTGTCTTCCTTATACATCGTGTGAGCCTGCCCAAATGGACACAATTCTCTATCCCTTCCTGTATCCCCAccctttgcaatgtgactttgcagCTCTTTTCATCAAGAGGGATTTGCTGTGGCCAATAAACTGCTACTAATAGGCAGCAGAAGTGACAAGGCAGATAGGTCTCAAGTGGCCTGTGCATGTCTGTTCTCACTCTTAGAACCTTGCTCAGCTGTCAGGTGCACACACGCAGGTTGCGCGACTGGAGGATGCGAGACCATGTGGAGCAGAATCAAGTTGTAGTAGCTGAGCCCATCTTGGAGCAGCTGGACCCAGGCTGACTCAGCAGCCAATTGGAGATTCATGGACAAATGCAGGCTAACCAAGACCAGCTGAAGGGAGCCTAGTGTGGCCCAGACAAGAAGAATCACTCGGCTAAGCCAGAGACTCCTGAGCAATGGCAAGACACTGCATTTTGGGAGTGGTTTGTATTCAGCAATAGGTAGCTGACATGGCAAGCGCTTACCCTACCGTGTTGATTTCCAGAGAGATGTAGATATTTATATCACTCGTTCTTTTGTGGGAGCTGAGAAAAGAGACATACACATTCTTATGTAATGGGACAGACATTTTTTAAGGGCAGGCCTACTTCTCCACAGAAACATAGTCATTGCAAAATGACTTCATAGCAAGGGTAATTGATTTTGAACCATTAAACGAATAGGGTAGATGCACCCATGAGGGTAAAGTTGCGTTGTGGGGATGGAAGAGAAAGGGCATCACAAGTTTCAACAAGCTGTTCTTAGCTATGTACATCTCTCCCTTAATTGCCTCCTTCAGTTTCTTCAAGTTTCTACCTTAAGTCAGGTCCCGCAACCTAACTCCACCGCAACTGGTTGTGCGGTTTGTATTAAATAGTCTGTCTTTTTTGAATGCTTTTCTCCTTGCTCATGCCTGTAGTGATTTCTTTCTATGCCTGAACTTCTACtgagaagaagaggggaaaggagaagacTTTAAATAGAACCAGTCAGTCTGGTTAGTGATAAGTAGCTCTATGAAGGATTAGCGGAAGAAGCCGAACTTATCTTGTTCAGATTGCAATTCtgcctttctctgttctcttacCACAGATCACAAGGAGTTGACCATAAAAGGAAACATCCTGCAGGAAAAGTTTAGGTAACTGTTGGTTAACCAGAGCAGGTTAGTTAACCTGCTGAGGTATTACAGAGCCTAACTGACCTTGGGGGAAGAAAGTACCCAATTCCAGCTGGCAGTAGGCATCCTGACCCATTTaactgcagagaaaaaaaatccagaaagtttGTGGAATTCACAGTTCAGAGTCAAGGGCTCCCTAAAAGACCTAGACCTAATCACAGGACTAAAGAGCacttcccctccactcccctccccatcaCATTATAAAGGCCTATTGACAGCAGGTCCTTTTATTCAGTACATCCAGTCTGGCTAGCAGAAAAAATGACAAGgcataccaaaaggcaaaaaaacacaATCTGAATACATCGAGagagcatcagaaccagacatggcagagatgttggaatgatcagactgggaatttaaaacaactatgatgaatggataagatcAACAGCATGTAAGAACAGATGGGCAACATCAGCAGAGCAATGGAAATCCTAAGAAAAGTTTAGAGAATTGTTGAAACCTTTTTCTGACGTTCAGCCTTTCCTGAAGCTTTTAATAGTCAAGGTAAAGACATAAAAGGTATACTTTTTCCTTGATAGAAAGGCTTTTATCCGGTCCTTCTAAGAACCTGGAAGACAAATGTTTTCAGAATGATTGCTCTATCCTTCCTGTGCTCTTGCCCCAATCTAGGCTGTCTGGGTAATGGCCAAGTTCGCAGTTAAGCAACTTGTTGGACGTTCTCTTTTCTGACTTCCTGTTTCTGGAAGACAACTGTTTTGAGTTCAAcctttgtttttgggttttgttcctCTAATTTCACTGGCTCAGGCTGGGCTGAAGTTCACAATTACTGACCTATGAATAGCTCTCAAGGGCCTGTGGTCCCCCTGGTATGGAGTTGGACACCCTGAGCTAGTCCTCAGTATTCCTTACTCTCTAGCATTCATGAGGACCCAGAAGAGGGTCGCCTGGAGTTCTAAAGCCCACATCCTTCTACATTGCTCTCCAGACTGAGGATAATGTATGCTGCTTTGAGAAAATAGCTCCAACAGTGTTCCCATCAGATAGTGGGcactgggtggggggcaggttaGGTGGAGTCCATCCTTGCCTTTAAGGGTTACATGTCAGCTAGCTTGGAATCAACAGGGACTTGCACACAAATGTGCGCAGCCACGAAGTGACACAGCATGATGAATGGTTCGTTTATAGTGATGTTTGTAGGGAGGCAAGAGAGGGCAGTGCCCTACAGCTGTGCTGTTGCAGAATTACCctgtctggctctgtctctccaaGCAACCCAGTCCCTCCATGGCAAGACCATGTAGCTGTTCTCTCTGACCAGCATAGACAAGGCTTCCACTGGAAAAAGGTACAATAGGATTTGCATGGATAATGATAACGTGGAAACTTGTGTACGTGACAGACAGGATTAATTGCCTTATCCCTTAGAACACCTGTGTAAAACAGACACCATTGTTATTCTTCTGCCGTGGACAAGGAAACTAAAGAACAAAGAGAGTAGATGACTTGCCCCTGTGATATAATCAGCAGGTAACGTCACCAAACTTGTACTCAGGGAGTCTGACACTAGAGCCAGGATGCATAAGCCCCATCCCACACGGCCTCTCCACACTTAGCAAATCTCTGCTTACTCCTCCCACACAGGAACATTAGTGAATCAGAGCTTTTATGAGGAAGTGAGTGTAAATGAACtcaacaaaaccccaaatcaaatcaaataaacacaaaacaaatccAAATCAAGGAAACCCAAACATAACGGTCCTTTCCCCCACTTTCACAATAGTTAGGCTCTATTTTCTCCACAAGATGGCAGTAACTCCACATAGTTTTTCTGCTTCGTGTTTCTGGGGGAGCGGCCGCTGAATAAATACATAGGCAATATGGTTTTGTGTTACAATTCAAAGAAATCTGATAACAGCCATCTCActtgtcaatattttaaattgaattaagcTCATAAAATCAGGGAAGGCTGTATAAActctgtgaaaacaaaacaacgacccccccaccccggcccccactAGAAGGTATGACTGAGCCAAGGCGCTCCCATAAGGGCACTAGTGTGCACACACatccacaaacacacacgcatCCACCTTGTCTCATACATCTTCCCACATCCACCCACACAcatccacaaacacacacatatccacacaCCCACAGCAACCCATACACACATCTATACACCCACACAGATCTACTCCCTCCACAGCCAcacaaaaacacagacacacacacacatagacacacacacacatacacagacatgcATATTCCAAGAACAAGAATCTTTTCTCAAGGAATCTCTTAAAAACCCCTTAAGACTAAAAGGAAAGTATAAAAGTTTTTCGGTgcctatttcatttgtttcatccGCTAATCTTTCCTTTGTGAAAACATGACAaactattgctttttaaaaaaaacgactgcaaaaaaaaaaataaataaaatcactgcaTTACAGGATCTCCAAAGCCTATGAAAAATTTTTCTTCCCCCCctcaaaaagcttctgcaaaaagaaactatcaacaaactgaaaagacaacctatggaatgggaaaatacttgcaaatcatggGTCTCATAAGGGGTCAATACCCAGAACACATAAAGAACTCACATAACTCAATGGCAAAAcccccaaataacccaattaaataatgggcaaaggacctaaatagacatttttccaaagaagatacatgaaagAAGATGTACTTGTTTACAcaaaaagatgttccacatcaccAATcggttagggaaatgcaaactaaaacacaGTGTGATATCCCATCATgtctgttagaatggccatcatcaaaaagacaagagataacaaatgctcaCGTGGATGTGGAGAGAAGCGAATcctagtgcactgttggtgggattgaaaattggtacagccactatggaaaacagtatgaaggatgttcaaaaattttaaaatagaactaacaCATGATTTAGGATTTCCACTTCTGGGAGTATATCTAAAGGTAATAGAGGATCTCTGTGTCCCCAtgttctcagcaattgtatttacaatagtcaagacatggaaacaacccaagtgtccactgatggatgtatgggtaaagaaattgtagtatatgtatacaatgggatattactcagccatgaaaaaacaaggaaatcctaccatttgtgacaacatggatggtccTTGAaggcattaggctaagtgaaataagtcagacagagaaagacaaatactgcgttattttatttatatatggaatcttaaaaaaaccccaaaacaaaataaaagaaccccaacaaactcacagatacagagaccAGATTGGTGACTGCCAGAGGTGGAGAGCAATGGTggggaattggaggaaggtggtcagaAAGTAcgagcttccagttataaaagaaatgagtACCAAGATATAGTGtataacatgatgactatagctaatGCGGCTGTATGATATATAGGAAAGTCATTAAGAGAGCAAATCCTGAGAGTTCttaccaaaaggagaaaaaattttttcctttattcttttctttttattgtatctatatgaaaagatggatgttagctgagcCTATTGTGGCAATTTTTTCACCATGTGTATAAATCAAGCCATCATGCTGGACACCTTAAGCCTATACGgtgatatatgtcaattatttctcaataaaactggaaaaatctttcttctccaaaattcactgaaaacagtaattctcttcttattcttacacacacacaaaactatgCACATCTTTCCTAAACTATTATTTTACTGGCATTTCTTTTTCATCTATTCTTTACATTTCTTGGTGACCCCCCAAAGTAGCTGTGTATTTATAAGATTGGTATGCCCAAATATCCAAAACTTTAATAGTCGGAGGCAGCTGTGAACTCATGATCCTCTAACTTCGATTATCTTCCTAAAAGCagttttcaatattgttttctccttttaagaCAGCACTATCTACTGGCTAATTCTGGTATTGCAGCTCAGGTCTAGTTAATGTCCAGCCCCCAAAGCAGCTTGTATTATTAGGAGGtaaaaggagaaattattttaattatgtaatcATTTATAATTTCTTGTTACACTGTGTTCCATGAGTCTAAGCCAAGTTTAGAATCTTTATCTTGCCCCCAATGTTCCATTCCATTTAGTTGGGGCGTTCCTCAGTGTTGGTAGGTTTTTTAGATTTACACAAAATTTTGACTAAGGAGAGTCCCAGATCCTGTTGATGCAGATTGTACTTTCATTCCATCTCTATCAGTCaatatacatttcatttattaaaattttgtgaagTTTTGTTTTGCAGTTTGGGAAAGAGAAATTTTATCTTCCTGGCTTATATTTGAACTTCTCTGGAGAGAGGAATGAGGACCACAAGTTGCTAGAATTATTTTACTTGAGGACTCTCTTCCAGGCAAAGGGTGATCCAGAAGTTGATAAAAATTCTCCAGAAAGACTTTGTGATTCTCTTGGCATAACAGAACTGCCTGGGTGACCAGATGTCAAAGTATGACACAGAGCTAGGAAGGATGCGTTTTCCTCCATGTTGCCAGGAGCCCAGCACTGTTCTGAGAACTCGGTCTCCACATTGTTTGGACTTCAGTATGACCACTGGATTCTCCTGCCGGGCACTGGCAGTACTGTGCCTTCCCCATGCAGGAGACTTCACGTGTGGTGGGCAAGGACAAAGGAGAGCTGGAGATGGAAAAAATGGTGGTTGCCTCATGCTGACTGCAGCTGACAGTTTGGCTTGTGGGCATGTGCAAGGGCATCTGTCAGAAACGACAGGATGGGTACAAAAAAGGCCAATGTCTGGGGATCAGACAGGTGTAGGCTTAGTCtattataatttctttgaaaactaaatgcttctttttctgtctacattacaataaaattatgtatgtatgtgtatatacatatatattcatgtttaaaGTAATCACAGGCTAATGAAGTCTGGGATATTTGGGCAACATCCATAGGCACAAACAGCAGCTTCATAGTAACCTTTGTTACCCATGGTGCAATTCGAGCAGGTGTAATTTGGACACTTAGCACCTCTGGCGGAAGGGTGTGGGGCATAGAACCCACTCTGGCTTCTATATTCCCATGGCCTCCAAGATTgggtgggaaggagaaggagggcagCCTTGGGGAGAGAGGCTGAGAAGATAGTGTTTTCAAACTGGGGCCTGTAAGCTTAACTGTTTACTTCTATTAGTTACTTGGGCATTGATCAGGGTTAACTGGGAACTTGGCTCATTCCATCTGAAAAGCACACATTAGTTTTCACAATAGCACGTCAAATGTCTGAAGCCATAGAAGAACAGAGACAGGAAATGAAAGGTGATAAAACTGCAGACCCTGGCTGCCTCTATTCTCTCCACATCTGCGTGGCTTCTCCACACAGGCGGACTTCAATGGAGGCTCTGTGCCTGCAGAACTGCCCGGGGACCTGGCCTCCTCACCCCTCATCACATTCTGAGGTGGGCAACACCAGCTTTTGAATCAGGaagcaattttaaaatcagtCATGTTTTGATCCCGCAGGCCTGGTTTCATCTGATTAATAAGCTGTGCGTTCAAGGCCCGATCGGTTGACTTCCCCTGGGTAGCTCACCTCCCCAAGCCCACCCTCCAAGTGTCTGCAAACAGGACCCTCTTTTCCCCTGTGACCGAGCCCCGCAATCGGATTCAGCGCCGCCTTACCCAGAAGGACCAGCCCAGTGCCGGCCTGACCTTGCCAGGAGGAATTTCTCTCTCCAGCTTGAATTTCCTTCCCGTCTATCTCCAGGCCTTTACTGCTGGCCGCTCCCCTTTGACCACCCTGAATAAATCTTCCCTGCATCCCTGACAGCTGCTGATttggcttctttcttcttcttatttttttttttttaattgaaagtaaACCTTCAAAGTGGCCCAGCCACCTGAGAAGCTCCGCTCAGCACTGCAGCTGGGCTAGTGAACCTCAAACAGAAGAGCTGCGTTGTCTGGTGtccccctcctgccctggggggagagggggatcACGGGGGCTTTGTGTGCTGCCTCGGCCACTCAGCTTTCAATTTAGCTTTTGCATTAGAAGAAGGGAATTTGGACGTGAGTAAAGTGGTTGTGGCGAGGTTTTGAAAGTGGCTGTGTAAACCTGAGGGAGGTGTCTagagggggtggcagagagagagagacagacagacagaaagtaagaaagagaaggagagagagagggggaggaggaaagataTTTGCAGAGAGAGGTGTAGGTCTGCGGGCAGAATGCaagttcaatttattttgaaaagaaatcgGGGTGTCTTTGTGTCATCTGGTTAGACTATTGGGGGTACCTTGCAGAAGGAAATTGATATAAAAAAGCATGTTCATATTTAACAATCGGTTTGTGACACCGGGAAGAAACAACGTCCTGGAGGGCATAGAATTAGAAGTCAAGATTCCTAGATTTTGTCCTAGGGTCTTTGTTACTTTGTCATTTTCAGGTGGTCACTTCAGGTTTCtatattctccccccaccccacaagtttttattatagaaatttaaaaatattcggaaaagttgaaaaaaaaatgtaacagactCCTTTATACCCACTACCTCAATTCAACAGTGGTtaacattttttccatatttgttttatctttgtctCTGTGTGAATACATTCCACCCTCCTCCCACACAGGCATATTTgttgaaccatttgaaagtaaattacAGACATCATGACACTTCACCCCTAAATACTCCAGGGTACATTTCCTAGTAAGGACATTCTCCTACACAACCGCAATACAACGCTCACAcctaagaaaatgtaaaataattctcTGATAACATTTAACATTTGGTCCACATTACCACTTCTCCAGTTGACTCCCAATGATCTTTAATAACTGGTTTTCGTTTTGAACGGGGAGTTGGTCCCGACTCTGCCATAAGTTTGCTTGTTAAGGCTGTTAGTCTCTtggtctctcttctctcattGATGTAGAACCCACCTACAAAATGCACAAATCTCAAGTGTGGaccttgattaattttttaacaattgattttaaaaaattttaattttattttttaaatttacatccaaattagttagcatatagtgcaacaatgatttcagtagattccttaatgccccttccccatttagcccatcactcCATCCACAAACCctctttttgttctccatatttaagagtctcttatgttttgttcccctccctgtttttatattgtttttgcttccctttacttatgttcatctgttctgtgtcttaaagtcctcatatgagtgaagtcatatgatatctgtctttctctgactgactaatttcacttagcataa harbors:
- the HRH4 gene encoding histamine H4 receptor, whose product is MMRASSSFDEMSASTNSTIALLPSTHIFLVFLMCLVAFAIMLGNAVVILAFVVDQKLRHRSNYFFLNLAIADFFVGMISIPLYIPHMLYGWSSESKLCVFWLIVDYLLCTTSVYNIVLISYDRYQSVSNAISYRTQHIGILKIVALMVAVWVLAFLVHGPIILVSESWNNSSVRVSEKKDCEPGFISKWYILAITSFLEFVVPVLSVAYFNIYIYWRLWKRGNLSRWQSQPGLTSPTPPNNCGPSLRGGLFSRTSLPELKETATSVPSKRHGRKRSLLFSLRAQTNTNIIASKMASLSHCDSLCLHQREHIELLRARKLAKSLAILLGVFAFCWAPYSLFTIIRSFLSPEQRPQTIWYEITFWLQWLNSLVNPFLYPLCHKHFQKAFLRIVHVKKQPILTQNRSMSS